The nucleotide window GATTTCCGCGTACAGCATCGGTCCAGTATGCGTCGCGCAGCCGGTCGGGTGGTTCCGCCGGACCCGGGCTGTGACGGGCCTGGTCCGCTCCGTGCACGCACCGCAAGGTGGTGCGAACACGCCTCAGGGGCGCCCCGGAGACGAACCGGTCCGCACTCGCCGCGGGACGGCCCGCCCGGCGCACGCCCCCGAGCGACCCCTCAGACCTGGCACAAGGAGCGGTTCATGCAGCGCAGGATCCTCGGCGGCACCGGCATCTCGGTCAGCGAGTACGCGCTCGGCGCGATGATGCTCGGCGCCTGGGGCAACACCGACCACGACGAGTGCGTACGGCTGGTGCACCGTGCGCTGGACGCCGGGATCAACTTCGTCGACACCGCGGACGTGTACGCCGCGGGCGAGTCCGAGGAGATCGTCGGCAAGGCGCTCCAGGGCCGCCGCGACGAGGTCGTCCTGGCCACCAAGTTCTTCCACCCGATGGGCCCGGACGCCCACCACGGCGGCAGCTCCCGGCGCTGGATCGTCCGCGCGGTGGAGGACAGCCTGCGCCGGCTGGGCACCGACCACCTCGACCTCTACCAGGTGCACCGGCCCGACCCGGCCACCGACATCGACGAGACCCTGTCCGCCCTCTCCGACCTCGTCCGGTCCGGCAAAGTGCGGGCGATCGGCACCTCGACGTTCCCCGCCGAGCAGCTCGTCGAGGCCCAGTGGACCGCCGAGCGCCGCGGCCACCAGCGCTTCCGCACCGAGCAGCCGCCGTACTCGATGCTGGCGCGCGGTGTGGAGAACGCGGTGCTGCCGACCGCGCAGCGCTATGGCATGGGCGTGCTGACCTGGGGTCCGCTCAGCGCCGGCTGGCTGTCCGGCCGGGAGCTGTCGGCCAGTTCACGGGCCGGGATGGAGACCCGGAAGTTCGACCTCTCGGTTCCGGAGAACGCCCGGAAGGCGGAGGCGGTGCGCGCGCTGTCGGCGGTCGCGGCCGAGGCGGGCCTGCCACTGCCGCACCTGGCGACCGCGTTCGTCCGCAGCCACCCCGCGGTGACGTCCGTGATCATCGGCCCGCGCACCCTCGACCAGCTCGACAGCATGCTGGAGGGCTCGGACGTCACCCTCGACGCGGACCTCCTCGACCGGATCGACGCCATCGTCCCGCCCGGCACCGACCTCAACCGGGCCGACAACTACTACACCCCGCCGGCCATCGAGGACGCGTCGCTGCGGAGGCGGTGAGGGGCCGGGCCCAGGGCGGGGCCCCTGCACCGGGAGCAGGCCACCGGATTTCCGGACCCTTCCCCGGAGAAAGATGGCTTCTCGATTGTCCCATTGAATTCCGCGGTCCTCGCGGAGCCGTGACCCGGCGATATGCCGCTCGAATACCGGCCGAATCCGGTGAACCCACGGACCGGCGCGCCCCGCCTTGGGGCGCCGCCGAACCACCCCCTTTTCCGGGAAGCGGCCGACTCCCTCATGCGGACGCCCGCCGAGGCCCCCGCCCACGGGGGTCCCCGGCAGCTTTTCCGGCTTTACCGGCTATTTCTTGGCCTTCCCGTAGGCCTCACGAAGGGAGGCGGGCACCCGGCCTCGCTCGCTGACCTCGTACCCCTTCGACTTCGCCCATGCCCTGATGGCGGCGGTGTCCTCGCCGCCCGTCGCCGGTTGCCGCGGCTTTCTGGACTTACGCGTCCGGCGGCCCACCCGCGTGAACGGCGCGACGGCCTCCAGCAGCTTGTCGTAGCTGTCCGGGCCCAGATCGATCTCGTAAGTGACGCCGTCAAGAGACAAGGTGTGAGTGGTGACCTCTGCGGTTTCTTCACCCGTGAGATCATCCGCGTAGATGGTGATTACTTTCTGTGCCATGACGCGATTTTACGTCCCCCCGGCGAAATCACCGCATCACGGATCCGGCAGGCCAGTTATGGATCCGTGCGGAGAATAGTACGGGCTCCGCGCATGAGCGTTTTCGGCGTCGCGCACATGGATGCCGCGCCCCGCCCATGCCCGGCTCTCACGCCAGATGCAGCGCCGCGAGCAAGGCGTCCACCAGGGGCCGGTCCCGCTCCTGCGTGAGGCGGCGGCGGGCGTCGGCCGGGGAGAGCCACACCAGGCGGTCGACCTCACTGTTCGGCGTGAAGGCGCCCGCGAGGGCCTCGGCCGCCCAGTAACGGACCTGCTTGGGGTGGCCGTTGGCCACATAGCAGGAGGTGGGCAGCGGCGCGCCGGGCCGGCAGTCCATGCCGGTCTCCTCCGCCACCTCGCGCACCGCCCCGGCCAGGGCGCTCTCGCCGCGCTTCAACTTGCCTTTGGGGTGCGACCAGTCGTCGTACTTGGGGCGGTGCACCAGCGCGATCTCCAGGCCGTCCTCGGAGGCGGCGCGGCGCCACAGCACACAGCCCGCCGCCCGTACCGGCCGCTGGATCACCGTCACGTCCTCATCCCCTGCTGCCCGGTCATGGCATCCCTCCGGTGTTGTGGGGCGTTCCTCAGCCGGTCCGCTCGGGCGTGCGCGGCAGCCATACCCG belongs to Streptomyces sp. NBC_01454 and includes:
- a CDS encoding histone-like nucleoid-structuring protein Lsr2, translated to MAQKVITIYADDLTGEETAEVTTHTLSLDGVTYEIDLGPDSYDKLLEAVAPFTRVGRRTRKSRKPRQPATGGEDTAAIRAWAKSKGYEVSERGRVPASLREAYGKAKK
- a CDS encoding aldo/keto reductase, with the translated sequence MQRRILGGTGISVSEYALGAMMLGAWGNTDHDECVRLVHRALDAGINFVDTADVYAAGESEEIVGKALQGRRDEVVLATKFFHPMGPDAHHGGSSRRWIVRAVEDSLRRLGTDHLDLYQVHRPDPATDIDETLSALSDLVRSGKVRAIGTSTFPAEQLVEAQWTAERRGHQRFRTEQPPYSMLARGVENAVLPTAQRYGMGVLTWGPLSAGWLSGRELSASSRAGMETRKFDLSVPENARKAEAVRALSAVAAEAGLPLPHLATAFVRSHPAVTSVIIGPRTLDQLDSMLEGSDVTLDADLLDRIDAIVPPGTDLNRADNYYTPPAIEDASLRRR
- a CDS encoding NUDIX hydrolase, with protein sequence MTVIQRPVRAAGCVLWRRAASEDGLEIALVHRPKYDDWSHPKGKLKRGESALAGAVREVAEETGMDCRPGAPLPTSCYVANGHPKQVRYWAAEALAGAFTPNSEVDRLVWLSPADARRRLTQERDRPLVDALLAALHLA